One part of the Methylobacterium mesophilicum SR1.6/6 genome encodes these proteins:
- a CDS encoding ATP-binding protein: MTTDVTQTQQGGARLRQAAEDAFAEEIAALKAADDRPRPPNWLLSPQAVVTYLLGGRLRSGFEVTPKYIGERRLMEVAVATLATDRALLLLGVPGTAKSWVSEHLAAAICGTSRLIVQGTAGTSEEAIRYGWNYALLLAKGPSREAVVASPIMRAMEAGTIARVEELTRIPSETQDSFITVLSEKTLPIPELNAEVSARKGFNLIATANNRDRGVNELSSALKRRFNTVVLPPPATIEAEIAIVETRVASLGRAFEIPAEPPGADEIRRVVTIFRELREGVTEDGKSKVKQPSGTLSTAEAISVVGNGLALAAHFGDGRLSAEDLVSGIAGAVVKDPVQDAVVWREYLETVVKEREGWRDFYRAARASA; the protein is encoded by the coding sequence ATGACGACGGACGTGACGCAGACGCAGCAGGGTGGGGCGCGGCTGCGCCAGGCTGCCGAGGATGCCTTCGCCGAGGAGATCGCGGCGCTCAAGGCCGCGGACGACCGGCCGCGCCCGCCGAACTGGCTGCTCTCCCCCCAGGCGGTCGTCACCTATCTGCTCGGCGGCCGTCTCCGCTCCGGATTCGAGGTGACGCCGAAATACATCGGCGAGCGGCGCCTGATGGAGGTGGCGGTTGCGACGCTCGCCACCGACCGGGCGCTCCTGCTCCTCGGCGTGCCCGGCACGGCCAAGAGCTGGGTCAGCGAGCACCTCGCCGCCGCGATCTGCGGCACATCGCGGCTGATCGTGCAGGGCACGGCGGGCACGAGCGAGGAAGCGATCCGCTATGGCTGGAACTACGCGCTGCTGCTGGCCAAGGGGCCGAGCCGGGAGGCGGTCGTCGCGTCGCCGATCATGCGGGCCATGGAGGCGGGGACGATCGCCCGCGTCGAGGAGCTGACCCGGATCCCGTCCGAGACGCAGGACAGCTTCATCACGGTCCTCTCGGAGAAGACCCTGCCGATTCCCGAACTCAACGCGGAGGTGTCGGCCCGGAAGGGCTTCAACCTTATTGCCACGGCCAACAACCGCGACCGCGGTGTCAACGAGCTGTCCAGCGCCCTGAAGCGCCGCTTCAACACCGTGGTGCTGCCGCCGCCCGCCACGATCGAGGCGGAGATCGCGATCGTGGAGACCCGCGTGGCCTCGCTCGGCCGCGCCTTTGAGATCCCGGCCGAGCCGCCGGGCGCCGACGAGATCCGCCGCGTCGTCACGATCTTCCGCGAGCTGCGCGAGGGTGTCACCGAGGACGGCAAGTCCAAGGTGAAGCAGCCTTCCGGCACGCTCTCGACGGCCGAGGCGATCAGCGTCGTCGGCAACGGGCTCGCGCTCGCCGCCCATTTCGGCGACGGCCGGCTCTCGGCGGAAGACCTCGTGTCGGGCATCGCGGGCGCCGTGGTGAAGGATCCCGTGCAGGATGCGGTTGTCTGGCGGGAGTATCTCGAGACCGTGGTCAAGGAGCGCGAGGGCTGGCGCGACTTCTACCGCGCCGCCCGCGCGAGCGCGTGA
- a CDS encoding DUF5682 family protein, translated as MPDIRLFGIRHHGPGSARSLAAALDAFVPDCVLIEGPPDADSLIPLAAQAGMAPPVAILVYRPDRPRDCAFFPFAGFSPEWVALRHGIAAGAAVRFIDLPHAIQLADGFGKPAEEDSAEAVPGEAPDGAGPPGAAVASAEAASAALRRDPLGELAQAAGYPDGERWWDAFVESRSGTDADVFAAIGEAMAALRATTGPEPRETGSEPDAREEAREAHMRGAIRRAGRDGFARIAVVCGAWHVPALARHDARGQSAADAATLKGLPKTKVASAWAPWSYERLATASGYRAGVLSPEWYDTLWNHGEQIASRWLARAAALLRAEDLDASPASVIEAARLADALAGLRGRARPSLEDLDEAAQATLCFADPAPMALIRRKLVIGERLGATPPDSPGTPVEMDFARACKSLCLKPGSDAGEIVLDLRKETDLARSRFLNRLALLGIPWGTRRTARGRGTFKEAWFLSWQPEWVVDLVAASADGGTVAEAAAAQVTRRAKEATRVADLAALIGTLLDADLAEATAAVIGAIEDRAALSADVFDLMEALPPLAELGRYGSVRSADTAPVRAAVRGLVPRAAAGLVAACQSLDDDAAAAAKARIAAVTGALALLDDPELTGPWREALGALADQEHVHGRVVGRAVRLLFDARVLDAAQAGARLGRALSRAASAAAAAAWIEGFLEDSGTALLHGQDLLAVLDDWLCALDEEHFTELLPLVRRTFATTPPAERRAIGTALGNPGRAGAGEALPGRFHDAARAATVMPILRLLFAPVPAESGLETPEAAP; from the coding sequence ATGCCCGACATCCGCCTCTTCGGGATCCGCCATCACGGGCCGGGCTCCGCGCGCTCGTTGGCGGCGGCCCTCGACGCCTTCGTCCCGGACTGCGTCCTGATCGAGGGGCCGCCGGACGCGGACAGTCTGATCCCGCTCGCCGCGCAGGCCGGCATGGCGCCGCCGGTGGCGATCCTCGTCTACCGTCCGGACCGGCCCCGCGACTGCGCGTTCTTCCCCTTCGCGGGATTCTCCCCCGAATGGGTCGCGCTGCGCCACGGGATCGCGGCGGGCGCGGCAGTGCGCTTCATCGACCTGCCGCACGCGATCCAGCTCGCGGACGGGTTCGGCAAGCCGGCGGAAGAAGACTCCGCGGAGGCGGTGCCGGGTGAGGCGCCCGACGGGGCCGGGCCGCCCGGCGCGGCCGTCGCGTCGGCGGAGGCGGCTTCGGCCGCGCTGCGGCGCGACCCGCTGGGCGAACTCGCGCAGGCCGCGGGCTACCCCGACGGCGAGCGCTGGTGGGACGCCTTCGTGGAGAGCCGTTCAGGCACCGACGCGGACGTGTTTGCCGCCATCGGAGAGGCGATGGCGGCCCTGCGGGCGACGACCGGGCCGGAGCCGCGGGAGACCGGATCGGAGCCGGATGCCCGCGAGGAGGCGCGCGAGGCGCATATGCGCGGCGCCATCCGCCGGGCCGGGCGAGACGGCTTCGCGCGGATCGCCGTCGTGTGCGGCGCATGGCACGTGCCGGCCCTGGCGCGCCACGATGCGCGGGGGCAATCCGCCGCCGATGCCGCGACCCTCAAGGGACTGCCGAAGACCAAGGTCGCGAGCGCCTGGGCGCCCTGGTCCTACGAGCGGCTGGCCACCGCGAGCGGCTACCGCGCGGGCGTGCTCTCCCCCGAATGGTACGACACGCTCTGGAACCACGGGGAGCAGATCGCGTCCCGCTGGCTGGCGCGCGCCGCCGCGCTGCTGCGCGCGGAGGATCTCGACGCCTCGCCGGCCTCGGTGATCGAGGCCGCGCGCCTTGCCGACGCGCTCGCCGGCCTCCGCGGTCGGGCCCGCCCCTCCCTGGAGGATCTCGACGAGGCCGCGCAGGCGACGCTGTGCTTCGCCGACCCCGCGCCGATGGCGCTGATCCGGCGCAAGCTGGTGATCGGCGAGCGCCTCGGCGCCACGCCGCCGGACAGCCCCGGTACCCCCGTCGAGATGGACTTCGCGCGGGCTTGCAAGAGCCTGTGCCTGAAGCCCGGCTCGGATGCGGGCGAGATCGTCCTCGACCTGCGCAAGGAGACCGATCTCGCCCGCAGCCGCTTCCTCAACCGGCTCGCGCTGCTCGGCATACCCTGGGGCACCCGGCGGACGGCGCGCGGGCGGGGCACCTTCAAGGAGGCGTGGTTCCTCAGCTGGCAGCCCGAATGGGTGGTGGACCTCGTGGCGGCTTCGGCGGATGGCGGGACGGTGGCCGAGGCCGCCGCCGCGCAGGTGACCCGCCGGGCCAAGGAGGCGACCCGGGTCGCCGACCTCGCGGCGCTCATCGGAACCCTCCTCGACGCCGATCTGGCGGAGGCCACCGCCGCGGTGATCGGGGCGATCGAGGACCGCGCCGCCCTGTCGGCCGACGTGTTTGACCTGATGGAGGCCCTGCCGCCGCTCGCCGAACTCGGCCGCTACGGGTCCGTGCGCAGTGCCGACACCGCCCCCGTGCGCGCGGCCGTGCGCGGTCTGGTGCCGCGCGCCGCCGCGGGACTGGTCGCCGCCTGCCAGAGCCTCGACGACGACGCGGCCGCCGCCGCCAAGGCGCGCATCGCCGCCGTCACCGGCGCGCTCGCCCTCCTCGACGATCCGGAGCTCACGGGTCCCTGGCGCGAGGCGCTCGGGGCGCTCGCCGACCAAGAGCACGTGCATGGCCGCGTCGTCGGCCGGGCCGTGCGCCTGCTCTTCGACGCGCGGGTCCTCGACGCCGCGCAGGCCGGTGCGCGCCTCGGCCGTGCCCTGTCGCGCGCGGCCAGTGCCGCCGCGGCCGCCGCCTGGATCGAGGGCTTTCTCGAGGACAGCGGCACGGCGCTGCTCCACGGGCAGGACCTGCTCGCCGTCCTCGACGACTGGCTCTGCGCCCTGGACGAGGAGCATTTCACCGAGCTCCTCCCCCTGGTGCGCCGCACCTTCGCGACGACCCCGCCCGCGGAGCGACGCGCGATCGGGACCGCCCTGGGCAATCCGGGACGCGCGGGCGCGGGAGAGGCGCTGCCCGGCCGCTTCCACGATGCCGCGCGGGCCGCGACGGTCATGCCGATCCTGCGCCTGCTGTTCGCGCCCGTGCCGGCGGAGTCCGGCCTGGAGACGCCGGAGGCGGCCCCATGA
- a CDS encoding VWA domain-containing protein codes for MSETERLRRWRLVLGGGLAEGTGHALAERDLRLDRALGALYDSDRQGGLGSSAPSVPRWLGDIRDYFPAAVVQVMQRDALDRLDLKRMLTEPEMLEAVVPDVALVSTLISMRGVLSGRTKETARLVVRKVVDALLAKLEEPLRQAVNGAIDRASVNRPRHAEIDWNRTIRANLRHYQAEYRTIIPETRLGHGRKSRGSLKDVILCIDQSGSMANSVVYSSIFGAVMASLPAVSTRLVVFDTEVVDLTDDLDDPVEVLFSVQLGGGTDINRAVGYCASRITRPEDTVLVLISDLYEGGVEAGLLAQAQRLVASGVQVVALLALSDEGAPAYDRSLAARLAALGVPAFACTPDLFPDLMAAAIRKADLEAWAASAGIAAVAADAGPRTE; via the coding sequence ATGAGCGAGACCGAACGCCTGCGCCGCTGGCGCCTCGTCCTGGGCGGCGGCCTGGCGGAGGGGACGGGCCACGCCCTCGCGGAGCGCGACCTGCGCCTCGATCGGGCGCTCGGCGCCCTCTACGATTCCGACCGCCAGGGCGGACTGGGCTCCTCGGCCCCTTCCGTACCGCGCTGGCTCGGCGACATCCGCGACTATTTCCCCGCGGCCGTCGTGCAGGTGATGCAGCGCGACGCCCTCGACCGGCTCGACCTGAAGCGCATGCTCACCGAGCCCGAGATGCTGGAGGCGGTGGTCCCCGACGTCGCCCTCGTCTCGACACTGATCTCGATGCGCGGGGTGCTGTCCGGCCGCACCAAGGAGACGGCCCGCCTCGTGGTCCGCAAGGTCGTGGACGCGCTCCTCGCCAAGCTGGAGGAGCCGCTGCGGCAGGCGGTCAACGGCGCCATCGACCGCGCCAGCGTCAACCGCCCCCGCCACGCCGAGATCGACTGGAACCGGACGATCCGCGCGAACCTGCGCCACTATCAGGCCGAGTACCGCACGATCATCCCCGAGACGCGCCTTGGCCACGGCCGCAAGAGCCGCGGCTCGCTCAAGGACGTGATCCTCTGCATCGACCAGTCCGGCTCGATGGCCAACTCGGTGGTCTATTCCAGTATCTTCGGCGCCGTGATGGCATCGCTGCCCGCCGTCTCGACCCGGCTGGTGGTCTTCGACACGGAAGTCGTCGATCTTACCGACGACCTCGACGATCCCGTGGAGGTACTGTTCTCGGTGCAGCTCGGCGGCGGCACCGACATCAACCGGGCCGTCGGCTACTGCGCGTCGCGGATCACGCGGCCGGAGGACACGGTGCTGGTGCTGATCTCCGACCTTTACGAGGGTGGGGTGGAGGCCGGCCTGCTGGCGCAGGCCCAGCGCCTCGTGGCGTCGGGCGTGCAGGTGGTGGCGCTGCTGGCGCTCTCCGACGAGGGCGCGCCCGCCTATGACCGCTCGCTGGCTGCGCGCCTCGCCGCCCTCGGCGTGCCCGCCTTCGCGTGCACGCCCGATCTCTTCCCGGACCTCATGGCGGCCGCGATCCGAAAGGCGGACCTCGAGGCCTGGGCGGCGTCGGCCGGCATCGCGGCGGTGGCGGCCGATGCCGGTCCCCGCACCGAATGA
- a CDS encoding N-acyl homoserine lactonase family protein produces the protein MDAEIFEIYAIKYAHHHRMARENFIGGDIHDGPMPIDYFVWVIRGGARTVVVDTGFDRAMAMKRGRNIVRPVEEGLARIGVDPRKVEDVVLTHLHYDHAGNHDLFPNARFHVQEREMAFCTGRCMCHPEVRHPFAAEDVKAMVDRLFQDRVCFREATDTLYPGITLHRVGGHSDGLQIVRVRTARGWVVLASDAAHFFANIGRRLAYPIVYNVGDMFEGYRTVRRLAESEDHIVPGHDPQVLAIYPQAFEDAAGWIVRVDQPPTASPTY, from the coding sequence ATGGACGCTGAGATCTTCGAGATCTACGCGATCAAATACGCGCATCATCACCGTATGGCCCGCGAGAACTTCATCGGCGGGGATATCCACGACGGTCCGATGCCGATCGATTATTTTGTCTGGGTCATTCGTGGAGGCGCCAGGACAGTCGTTGTCGACACGGGCTTCGACCGAGCGATGGCCATGAAACGAGGTCGCAACATCGTCAGGCCGGTCGAGGAAGGCTTGGCGCGGATCGGCGTCGACCCGCGAAAGGTCGAAGACGTCGTCCTGACCCATCTGCACTACGACCACGCCGGAAACCACGACCTGTTTCCGAACGCCCGCTTCCATGTCCAGGAACGCGAGATGGCCTTCTGCACCGGCCGGTGCATGTGCCATCCGGAGGTGCGCCACCCCTTCGCCGCCGAGGACGTGAAGGCGATGGTGGACCGGCTTTTCCAGGACCGCGTCTGCTTCCGCGAGGCGACCGACACGCTCTATCCGGGGATTACCCTCCACCGGGTCGGCGGCCACTCGGACGGCCTGCAGATCGTCCGGGTCCGGACCGCCCGCGGCTGGGTCGTGCTGGCCTCCGACGCCGCGCACTTCTTCGCCAATATCGGCCGCCGGCTCGCCTATCCGATCGTCTACAACGTCGGCGACATGTTCGAGGGCTACCGGACGGTCCGGCGTCTGGCCGAGTCCGAGGATCACATCGTCCCGGGTCACGATCCGCAGGTTCTCGCGATCTACCCGCAGGCGTTCGAAGACGCCGCAGGCTGGATCGTGCGCGTCGACCAGCCACCGACTGCCTCACCGACCTACTGA
- a CDS encoding NAD(P)-dependent oxidoreductase translates to MEQRTIGVVGLGMMGDPMSRCLAKAGHALRLLDADAGRTDALARDLGATALTRENAAGLDLLITMLPNSAIVEAVLLDEGWADALPAGATVIDMSSSEPVRSRALGETLAGKGLGYLDAPVSGGVRRAVDGTLAILVGGEADLLARWRPVLEAMGSSVLHIGPAGSGHAAKALNNFVSAAGLLATVEALHVAQRFGIAPEAMTDVLNASSGRSNTSENKVKQFMLSGSFASGFSLKLMDKDLGIAGALAQSVDYPLGFGRHCIETWHAIAGGVGPTADHTEMYRLLAEVA, encoded by the coding sequence ATGGAACAGAGAACCATCGGCGTCGTCGGCCTCGGCATGATGGGCGACCCCATGAGCCGGTGCCTCGCCAAGGCGGGGCACGCGCTCCGCCTGCTCGACGCGGATGCAGGCCGGACCGACGCGCTCGCCCGGGACCTCGGCGCGACGGCGCTCACGCGGGAGAATGCGGCCGGGCTCGACCTGCTGATCACGATGCTGCCGAACTCGGCCATCGTGGAGGCGGTGCTGCTTGACGAGGGCTGGGCCGACGCGCTCCCGGCCGGCGCCACCGTGATCGACATGAGCTCGTCGGAGCCGGTGCGCTCCCGCGCCCTCGGCGAGACGCTCGCCGGGAAGGGGCTCGGCTATCTCGACGCGCCGGTCTCGGGCGGCGTGCGGCGCGCGGTGGACGGCACGCTCGCGATCCTCGTCGGCGGCGAGGCGGATCTCCTCGCCCGCTGGCGGCCGGTGCTGGAGGCGATGGGCTCATCCGTCCTGCATATCGGCCCGGCCGGGTCGGGCCATGCCGCCAAGGCGCTGAACAATTTCGTCTCCGCCGCGGGCCTGCTCGCCACCGTCGAGGCGCTCCACGTGGCGCAGCGCTTCGGCATCGCGCCGGAGGCCATGACGGATGTGCTCAACGCCTCGTCCGGGCGCAGCAACACCTCCGAGAACAAGGTCAAGCAGTTCATGCTCAGCGGCAGCTTCGCCTCGGGCTTCTCGCTGAAACTGATGGACAAGGATCTCGGCATCGCCGGGGCCCTGGCACAATCGGTCGACTACCCGCTCGGGTTCGGCCGGCACTGCATCGAGACCTGGCACGCGATCGCCGGCGGGGTCGGGCCCACGGCCGACCACACCGAGATGTACCGCCTGCTGGCCGAGGTAGCCTGA
- a CDS encoding DUF5691 domain-containing protein, producing MEAVAASDPDWDAALAAALLGADRVPSAASNAPLPGLDPVGAPGGALLAQIAVQGLVHRAAAGLGPEALRAAPERPVDGPECPPAAARRLQALLAAGSSAEPRRREWFALAAEAGLRAPSWLHAELAGVRGGEAALARSIAGAELDWLARACGAEIAAPDAAAAAAEGEAENRVDDSPADRYRALIALRQRDPDGARDALVSGFKAEKAKLRAQLLSALDEGLNPADEPFLEGCLDDRAAEVRACAQRLLTRLPGSRLGARMAERARTALAIESRRHLLIRTRHALVVTLPEEAPDLVRDGIEPNAYARDDGGRRAGLLRDILAAAPLGAFADHPPRLWVDLALQSEWSIPLLEGFLRCVSRERDPVWIHAMAEGLFMAWNGRLPGVKRADALTDLWARSVGLMPAPAWEEAVASLLHSHGVGALPLLAKAPPHFSPTFTDALMSWIAAVSRGTGAAQEALTRAWIIGRFGNSAAPTERAAAAAASILAGLPEGEGSRLRGQLASLAETLELRAAMRREFGNQIAEGRALRT from the coding sequence ATGGAGGCCGTCGCCGCGTCGGATCCGGATTGGGATGCAGCCCTGGCCGCTGCACTGCTTGGCGCCGACCGCGTTCCATCCGCCGCGTCGAACGCCCCGCTGCCCGGCCTCGATCCCGTCGGCGCGCCGGGAGGCGCCCTCCTGGCGCAGATCGCCGTGCAAGGCCTTGTCCACCGTGCCGCCGCCGGCCTCGGACCGGAGGCCCTGCGGGCCGCACCGGAGCGGCCGGTGGACGGCCCGGAATGCCCGCCGGCCGCGGCGCGACGCCTTCAGGCCCTCTTGGCTGCCGGATCGTCCGCGGAACCGCGGCGGCGGGAGTGGTTCGCGCTCGCCGCGGAGGCCGGCCTTCGCGCCCCGTCCTGGTTGCATGCGGAACTCGCGGGCGTGCGCGGCGGCGAGGCCGCGCTGGCCCGATCCATCGCCGGTGCGGAACTCGACTGGCTCGCGCGAGCCTGCGGCGCGGAGATCGCCGCGCCGGACGCGGCCGCGGCTGCGGCCGAAGGCGAGGCTGAGAACAGGGTCGATGACTCACCCGCCGATCGCTATCGGGCCCTGATCGCCCTCCGCCAACGCGATCCGGACGGTGCTCGCGACGCCCTGGTCTCCGGCTTCAAGGCCGAGAAGGCGAAGCTGCGCGCCCAACTCCTGTCGGCCCTCGACGAGGGCCTGAACCCCGCGGATGAGCCGTTCCTCGAAGGCTGCCTCGACGACCGTGCGGCCGAGGTGCGCGCCTGCGCGCAAAGGCTGCTCACGCGTTTGCCAGGCTCACGGCTGGGGGCTCGCATGGCCGAGCGGGCCCGGACGGCCCTCGCCATCGAGAGCCGGCGCCACCTCCTCATCCGCACGCGGCACGCGCTCGTCGTCACCTTGCCAGAGGAGGCGCCGGACCTGGTCCGCGACGGGATCGAGCCGAACGCCTACGCGCGCGACGACGGCGGCCGGCGGGCCGGGCTGCTCCGCGACATCCTGGCGGCGGCGCCGCTCGGCGCCTTCGCCGACCACCCGCCGCGGCTCTGGGTCGATCTCGCCCTGCAGAGCGAGTGGTCGATCCCGCTTCTCGAAGGCTTTCTCCGCTGCGTCAGCCGGGAGCGCGACCCGGTGTGGATCCACGCCATGGCCGAAGGCCTGTTCATGGCCTGGAACGGGCGCCTGCCGGGCGTGAAGCGGGCCGACGCGCTCACCGACCTGTGGGCAAGGAGCGTGGGCTTGATGCCGGCCCCGGCGTGGGAGGAGGCCGTCGCGTCCCTGCTGCACAGCCACGGGGTCGGCGCGCTCCCGCTGCTCGCCAAGGCACCGCCGCACTTCTCACCCACGTTCACCGACGCGCTGATGTCGTGGATCGCCGCCGTCAGCCGCGGCACCGGCGCGGCGCAGGAGGCCCTCACACGCGCCTGGATCATCGGGCGCTTCGGCAACAGCGCGGCCCCGACCGAGCGGGCCGCTGCGGCGGCCGCGTCGATCCTCGCCGGGCTGCCGGAAGGGGAGGGCAGTCGCCTGCGCGGGCAACTCGCCAGCTTGGCCGAGACCCTGGAACTGCGCGCCGCCATGCGGCGCGAGTTCGGTAACCAGATCGCGGAGGGGAGGGCGCTTCGGACATGA
- a CDS encoding BON domain-containing protein gives MIDKDLRRDVLDELDFEPSLQAGDIGVAVADGVVTLTGHVGSYAEKVAAERAVRRVRGVRAIAQDIAVRYADDRKVADDQIAGRALAIIDWSVHLPKDCIQVKVSGGWVTLTGTVDWQYQMAGAEAAVRKLSGVHGVTNLIEVRPRIPPTAVKDKILQAFRRSAMFEADAIKVSVSGDRVILEGAVSAWAERDSAERAAWSVPGVRAVEDRIVALA, from the coding sequence ATGATCGACAAGGATCTTCGCCGCGACGTGCTCGACGAGCTCGACTTCGAACCGAGCCTCCAGGCCGGCGACATCGGTGTGGCGGTGGCTGACGGTGTCGTCACCCTTACGGGCCACGTCGGAAGCTATGCCGAGAAGGTGGCGGCCGAGCGCGCCGTGCGCCGGGTGCGGGGCGTGCGCGCCATCGCCCAGGACATCGCGGTCCGTTACGCAGATGACAGGAAGGTCGCCGACGACCAGATCGCCGGGCGGGCGCTGGCCATCATCGACTGGTCGGTGCATCTGCCCAAAGACTGCATCCAGGTGAAGGTCTCGGGTGGCTGGGTGACGCTGACCGGGACGGTCGACTGGCAGTACCAGATGGCCGGCGCCGAGGCGGCGGTTCGGAAGCTGTCGGGCGTGCACGGGGTGACGAACCTGATCGAGGTCAGGCCGCGGATTCCGCCGACGGCGGTCAAGGACAAGATCCTTCAGGCATTCCGGCGCAGCGCGATGTTCGAGGCCGACGCGATCAAGGTCAGCGTCTCGGGTGACCGGGTCATCCTAGAGGGGGCCGTCTCAGCCTGGGCGGAGCGGGACTCGGCGGAACGCGCGGCTTGGTCGGTGCCGGGCGTGCGCGCCGTCGAGGACCGTATCGTCGCCCTTGCCTGA
- a CDS encoding SWIM zinc finger family protein, which translates to MSLTVDQILALAPDASSRNAGQGLAKPATWSGLGRAGAAIFGEVKGSGASPYRTVADPAKAASKCTCPSRKFPCKHALGLMLIDAATPLPEAPPPDWVSAWMAGRENRAAAAESRAREPDRPVDLKAQAKRRQARADRVAAALDELDLWLSDLMRRGLAAARAEPYAVFDRMAGRLVDGQVPGLARRVRALPGLAAAGPVPGAPKPEAALALAVGQIALLVRAARRLSLLDPEQAAGVRAALGLPVAADTLATRPGHDDDWAVLAHSVEEEDRLVARSVWLAGRRTGAVAQVIAYGPPGTPLPETPAAGQDFSGTLAFHPGDPALRAVLRDGRPVAAASVALPGGGTVEVARDVFAAVLTRAPWTERWPLRLCGVRLGRLADDSAFAVGDATGCLPLRASPHLPALLAVAAGHPVDLFGLYDGIGLAPLALVAHGRLYTVPPQEMRPILLQAA; encoded by the coding sequence ATGAGCCTCACCGTCGACCAGATCCTCGCGCTCGCCCCGGACGCGTCGAGCCGCAATGCCGGCCAAGGTCTGGCGAAGCCCGCGACGTGGAGCGGGCTCGGCCGGGCGGGCGCGGCGATCTTCGGCGAGGTGAAGGGCAGCGGCGCGAGCCCCTACCGCACGGTCGCCGATCCCGCGAAGGCGGCCTCGAAATGCACCTGCCCGAGCCGCAAGTTCCCCTGCAAGCATGCCCTCGGGCTGATGCTGATCGACGCCGCGACGCCGCTCCCGGAGGCCCCGCCGCCGGACTGGGTGAGCGCCTGGATGGCCGGGCGCGAGAACCGCGCCGCGGCCGCAGAGAGCCGGGCTCGCGAGCCGGATCGGCCGGTAGATCTCAAGGCCCAGGCCAAGCGGCGGCAGGCGCGCGCCGACCGCGTCGCCGCAGCACTGGACGAGCTCGATCTCTGGCTCTCCGACCTGATGCGCCGGGGGCTCGCGGCAGCGCGTGCCGAGCCCTACGCGGTGTTCGACCGGATGGCCGGTCGGCTCGTGGATGGACAGGTGCCCGGCCTCGCGCGGCGGGTGCGGGCCCTGCCAGGGCTCGCAGCCGCGGGCCCGGTACCCGGCGCGCCCAAACCCGAGGCGGCGCTGGCGCTGGCCGTCGGCCAGATCGCCCTCCTCGTCCGTGCCGCGCGTCGCCTCAGCCTTCTGGACCCCGAGCAGGCTGCCGGCGTCCGCGCTGCGCTCGGCCTGCCCGTGGCGGCGGATACCCTGGCGACCCGCCCGGGACACGACGATGACTGGGCGGTGCTCGCCCATTCGGTCGAGGAGGAGGATCGGCTCGTCGCCCGCTCGGTCTGGCTCGCGGGCCGCCGCACGGGCGCCGTCGCGCAGGTGATCGCGTACGGGCCGCCGGGGACGCCGCTTCCCGAGACCCCCGCTGCCGGCCAGGACTTTTCCGGTACGCTCGCCTTCCATCCCGGCGATCCGGCCCTGCGCGCGGTCCTGCGCGACGGGAGGCCCGTCGCGGCGGCGTCGGTCGCGCTGCCGGGGGGCGGCACGGTCGAAGTAGCCCGCGACGTCTTCGCCGCGGTGCTGACACGGGCGCCCTGGACTGAGCGGTGGCCCCTGCGCCTCTGCGGCGTTCGCCTCGGGCGCCTCGCGGACGATTCGGCCTTCGCGGTCGGGGACGCCACCGGCTGCCTGCCCCTGCGCGCATCACCGCACCTGCCGGCACTCCTCGCCGTCGCGGCAGGACATCCGGTGGACCTGTTCGGCCTGTACGACGGGATCGGACTCGCGCCCCTGGCGCTGGTCGCGCACGGGCGGCTCTACACGGTGCCGCCCCAGGAGATGCGTCCGATCCTGCTTCAGGCGGCCTGA
- a CDS encoding NIPSNAP family protein: MIVEMRVYYCAPTRLPALLERFRSTTLGFFQKYGIEQIGFWTTLVGPDNHALTYLLKWDDMAQREARWNAFQVDPDWIAARAETEKDRPIVARIENTFLAPTDFSALR, from the coding sequence ATGATCGTCGAGATGCGCGTCTACTACTGCGCCCCGACACGACTGCCGGCCCTGCTGGAGCGGTTCCGCTCCACCACGCTCGGCTTTTTCCAGAAATACGGCATCGAGCAGATCGGCTTCTGGACCACGCTCGTCGGTCCCGACAACCATGCGCTCACCTACCTGCTCAAATGGGACGACATGGCCCAGCGCGAGGCGCGCTGGAACGCCTTCCAGGTCGATCCGGACTGGATCGCCGCCCGCGCCGAGACCGAGAAGGACCGGCCGATCGTCGCCCGGATCGAGAACACCTTCCTCGCCCCCACGGACTTTTCCGCCCTGCGCTGA